Proteins encoded by one window of Monoglobus pectinilyticus:
- a CDS encoding diacylglycerol kinase, whose protein sequence is MKKLIKSFGYAFSGLWACIIYERNFRIHISAALAVFVFAWLYGVDNVHLAVLVLTVALVFITEAVNTSIEKAVDFLSPERSETAKIAKDAAAGAVLLSAIAAVAVAVMSFNDLDRLSWTFLQLFTMPKLIFTVAYIILSIVFIFCIVPKTNIERK, encoded by the coding sequence ATGAAAAAACTGATAAAGAGTTTCGGTTACGCTTTTTCGGGACTGTGGGCGTGTATAATATACGAGAGGAATTTCCGTATACATATCTCTGCCGCTTTGGCGGTGTTTGTTTTTGCGTGGCTGTATGGCGTTGACAATGTTCATCTTGCGGTTTTGGTGCTGACGGTTGCTCTCGTGTTTATAACCGAGGCGGTCAACACCTCGATTGAGAAGGCGGTGGATTTTTTATCGCCTGAAAGATCGGAAACTGCCAAAATCGCCAAAGACGCGGCGGCTGGAGCTGTTCTGCTTTCGGCAATAGCGGCGGTGGCTGTTGCGGTGATGTCATTTAACGATCTTGACAGGCTGAGCTGGACTTTTCTGCAGCTGTTTACTATGCCTAAATTAATTTTTACTGTGGCTTATATAATTTTGAGTATCGTATTTATATTTTGTATAGTACCTAAGACTAATATTGAAAGGAAATAA
- a CDS encoding carbon-nitrogen hydrolase family protein: MSLFKVALLQMTSAGTKEENLHKGVEFCRNAKAMGADLALFPEMWNNGYSFSYDMEVMERNSEDQDGLFVNTFKELAAELEMAIAVTYLEKYKPLPRNTVTVFDRHGRNVLTYAKVHTCDFDIEKNLTPGDEFYVTELDTENGKVNIGAMICYDREFPESARILMLKGAEIILVPNACPMEINRLSQLRARAFENMVGIATANYAYGQPDCNGHSSAFDGMAYGEIRPGTVEARDTLIVEAGEAEGIYLAQFPMDKIREYRKNEVHGNAYRRPLKYKELISEKIDEPFIRDDYRK; the protein is encoded by the coding sequence ATGTCGTTATTTAAAGTTGCGCTTCTGCAGATGACGTCTGCAGGGACAAAGGAAGAAAATCTGCACAAGGGCGTGGAGTTTTGCAGAAATGCGAAGGCTATGGGGGCGGATTTGGCTTTGTTTCCTGAGATGTGGAACAACGGCTACAGTTTTTCCTATGACATGGAGGTTATGGAAAGGAATTCAGAGGACCAGGACGGCTTGTTTGTCAATACTTTTAAAGAGCTGGCTGCCGAGCTGGAAATGGCAATAGCTGTGACATATTTGGAAAAATACAAGCCTTTGCCAAGAAATACCGTGACGGTTTTTGACAGGCACGGCAGAAATGTGCTTACATATGCGAAAGTGCATACCTGCGATTTTGATATAGAGAAAAATTTAACTCCCGGCGATGAGTTTTATGTGACAGAACTAGATACTGAAAACGGGAAAGTAAATATTGGGGCTATGATTTGCTACGACAGAGAGTTCCCGGAAAGCGCCAGGATTCTGATGCTGAAAGGTGCGGAAATCATTCTTGTTCCCAACGCCTGCCCGATGGAGATAAACCGTTTGTCACAGCTCAGGGCAAGGGCGTTTGAAAATATGGTGGGAATCGCCACAGCAAATTATGCTTATGGCCAGCCCGACTGCAACGGTCATTCTTCAGCTTTCGACGGCATGGCTTACGGAGAGATACGCCCCGGCACAGTTGAGGCCAGAGACACGCTTATAGTTGAGGCCGGAGAGGCTGAGGGGATATATTTGGCGCAGTTTCCTATGGATAAGATACGTGAATACAGAAAGAATGAAGTTCATGGAAACGCCTACAGACGTCCGCTTAAATATAAAGAACTGATTTCTGAGAAGATAGACGAGCCGTTTATAAGAGATGATTACAGAAAGTGA
- a CDS encoding PhoH family protein, which produces MERHIEVEKMDLVINLFGSFDENVKIIEKELDVAIINRGSEIKIGGEPDKVEKAVAAVNQLLAVASRGETIGEQEVRYVMGQIDDGKEEELADLGKDVICITSNGTPLKAKTLGQKQYVEMIKKNPIVFGIGPAGTGKTYLAVAMAVSAFKNKEVNRIVLTRPAIEAGESLGFLPGDMQEKVDPYLRPLYDALGEMFGFEAFHKILERGQIEVAPLAYMRGRTLDDAFIILDEAQNTTQEQMKMFLTRMGFASKIVVTGDVTQVDLPRDKKSGLRDAEIVLKNIEGIEFMYLSEKDVVRHPLVQKIVKAYEKKTMERERVLRQKRDRNSRERRAQN; this is translated from the coding sequence ATGGAGAGACATATAGAAGTTGAAAAAATGGATCTCGTTATAAATCTGTTCGGCAGTTTTGACGAGAATGTTAAGATAATAGAGAAGGAGCTTGACGTTGCTATAATCAACCGTGGTTCTGAAATTAAAATAGGCGGAGAACCGGATAAGGTTGAAAAGGCAGTGGCTGCTGTAAACCAGCTTTTGGCCGTGGCTTCCCGGGGAGAAACGATAGGGGAGCAGGAGGTCCGTTATGTCATGGGTCAGATTGACGACGGAAAAGAAGAGGAACTGGCTGATTTGGGGAAAGACGTAATTTGTATTACCTCTAACGGTACCCCTTTAAAGGCTAAAACATTAGGTCAGAAGCAGTATGTTGAGATGATAAAGAAAAACCCTATTGTGTTTGGAATCGGGCCGGCAGGAACGGGAAAAACCTATCTGGCAGTAGCAATGGCGGTGTCGGCTTTTAAAAATAAGGAAGTCAACAGAATAGTTTTAACGAGACCGGCAATTGAAGCCGGGGAGAGCCTGGGATTTTTGCCCGGGGATATGCAGGAAAAGGTTGACCCTTATCTGAGACCGCTGTATGACGCTTTGGGGGAAATGTTCGGCTTTGAAGCGTTTCATAAGATATTGGAGAGAGGGCAGATAGAGGTTGCTCCGCTGGCGTATATGAGAGGAAGAACTCTTGACGACGCTTTTATAATCCTGGACGAGGCGCAGAATACCACTCAGGAGCAGATGAAGATGTTTCTGACCCGTATGGGATTTGCTTCTAAAATAGTGGTTACGGGCGACGTTACTCAGGTTGATCTGCCGAGGGATAAAAAGTCGGGACTGAGAGACGCGGAAATTGTCCTCAAAAATATTGAGGGCATAGAGTTTATGTATTTGTCTGAAAAGGATGTCGTTCGTCATCCGCTGGTGCAGAAGATAGTTAAGGCTTATGAGAAAAAGACTATGGAGCGCGAGAGGGTTTTAAGACAGAAACGTGACAGAAACAGCAGGGAGAGACGCGCGCAGAATTAA
- the yqfD gene encoding sporulation protein YqfD, giving the protein MLFIRILNYIKGYLIITINGVFAERFINICVHRNILIWDVSRKNGGFMAKMATKDFYKVRDIARITNSKVRIKRRQGLPFLLIRYRNRWPIFFALILFIAIVHFTSTHIMSVDVEGNQRIPTEQVLSELRDVGVSFGKRVSGLNADTIRNQMIINNDEIAWLGVNVRGSRVYVEITERIDTESVPHLTEEKCNLVASKDGVIEKLEVGQGQTMVKKGDGVREGDVLVSGIMDSAYGGFRLVHSYGEVYARTEYTATKEYQLNYIEKEYSGEEKVRFGLNLFGNKIELYPPSMRPDDNYDEQAEEYVYRGSWLGNNVEFGGVVEKFLEYKEVEKQRTIQEAVETGRKEMTKEVENSVPKDAEIIARKTDHNIISGDAVSVTVTYECRENIAKESEIDKSLIDKNDNLDYDIKAEEDNSGGR; this is encoded by the coding sequence ATGCTTTTCATACGAATACTAAATTACATAAAAGGTTATCTTATTATTACAATTAACGGAGTTTTTGCCGAGAGATTTATAAACATATGCGTCCACAGGAATATTCTGATTTGGGATGTAAGCCGAAAAAACGGCGGGTTTATGGCAAAAATGGCAACAAAGGATTTTTATAAGGTTCGTGATATTGCGCGGATAACAAACTCAAAAGTTCGGATTAAAAGGAGACAGGGACTGCCTTTTTTATTGATTAGATACAGAAACAGGTGGCCAATATTTTTTGCTTTAATCCTTTTTATAGCTATTGTGCATTTCACCTCCACCCATATAATGAGTGTTGATGTGGAGGGAAATCAGAGGATACCTACAGAGCAGGTTCTGAGCGAGCTTAGGGATGTTGGGGTGAGTTTTGGAAAACGCGTAAGCGGACTGAACGCTGATACTATAAGAAACCAAATGATAATTAACAATGACGAAATAGCGTGGCTGGGCGTAAATGTCCGAGGCTCCAGGGTGTATGTTGAGATAACCGAGAGGATAGACACTGAGAGCGTGCCGCATCTGACGGAGGAAAAATGCAACCTGGTCGCTTCAAAGGATGGGGTTATAGAAAAACTTGAGGTAGGCCAGGGACAGACTATGGTTAAAAAGGGCGACGGAGTGCGCGAGGGCGACGTTCTTGTCAGCGGCATAATGGACAGCGCATACGGCGGCTTCAGGTTGGTTCATTCATACGGCGAAGTATATGCAAGAACTGAGTATACTGCCACCAAGGAATACCAGCTCAACTATATTGAAAAGGAATACAGCGGCGAGGAAAAGGTCAGATTTGGTCTGAATCTTTTTGGAAATAAGATAGAGCTGTATCCGCCGTCGATGAGACCGGACGATAATTATGATGAACAGGCGGAAGAATATGTGTATCGCGGAAGCTGGCTTGGGAATAATGTTGAGTTCGGAGGTGTTGTTGAAAAATTTCTTGAATATAAAGAGGTGGAAAAGCAAAGAACTATACAGGAGGCGGTTGAGACGGGCAGAAAGGAAATGACAAAGGAAGTTGAAAACTCTGTGCCCAAAGACGCTGAGATAATTGCAAGAAAAACAGACCATAATATTATTTCCGGGGATGCGGTGTCTGTGACCGTAACCTATGAGTGCAGAGAAAATATTGCAAAAGAGAGCGAAATTGATAAAAGTCTGATTGACAAAAACGACAATTTGGATTATGATATAAAAGCCGAGGAAGATAATTCCGGCGGCAGATAA
- the ybeY gene encoding rRNA maturation RNase YbeY, with the protein MKVAILNQQDKIKVGKPLKDLIKRSAEAALKFFDLRTDVEISVMLTDNDGIRDLNKLHRNIDRTTDVLSFPMFEYNEAGEINEDYAELNEMGEICLGDIVISLERAEEQAEEYGHSFEREVGFLTVHSMLHLLGFDHMTEEEEKEMFDYQREILEQMELTR; encoded by the coding sequence ATGAAAGTTGCAATTTTAAATCAACAGGATAAGATAAAGGTTGGAAAACCGCTGAAAGATTTGATAAAAAGGTCGGCGGAAGCGGCGCTAAAATTTTTTGATTTGAGAACCGATGTTGAGATAAGCGTTATGCTGACAGACAACGACGGTATACGCGACCTTAATAAACTTCACAGGAATATTGACAGGACGACCGACGTCCTGTCTTTCCCAATGTTTGAGTATAATGAAGCCGGGGAGATAAACGAGGATTATGCTGAGCTGAATGAAATGGGAGAAATATGTTTGGGCGATATTGTTATTTCTCTGGAGCGCGCAGAAGAACAGGCTGAGGAGTATGGTCACTCGTTTGAGAGAGAGGTCGGGTTCCTGACTGTTCACTCTATGCTTCATTTGCTGGGGTTTGACCATATGACAGAGGAAGAAGAGAAAGAAATGTTTGACTATCAGAGAGAGATACTTGAGCAGATGGAGCTGACGAGATGA
- a CDS encoding YabP/YqfC family sporulation protein, which yields MSKNKPSRKRDNQNNQPSLKEKLADAIDISKNVMLGVPLVTMVGDRELTIENYVGIIEYGEDIIRIKCKAVNVSITGKNLELKTMTDEFLYITGRFKCFSYEY from the coding sequence ATGTCAAAAAACAAACCTAGCAGGAAAAGAGACAATCAGAATAACCAACCGTCGCTTAAAGAAAAGCTTGCAGACGCTATTGATATTTCCAAAAACGTCATGCTCGGCGTTCCTCTCGTGACTATGGTTGGAGACAGAGAGCTTACCATTGAAAACTATGTTGGCATAATAGAATATGGAGAGGATATTATCAGAATAAAATGTAAGGCGGTTAATGTAAGCATAACCGGAAAAAATTTAGAACTAAAAACTATGACTGATGAATTTTTATATATTACCGGGAGGTTCAAATGCTTTTCATACGAATACTAA
- a CDS encoding ABC transporter permease, which translates to MNIFNKVTLQSMKKSRTRTIVTIIGVILSAAMITAVATFAVSLQNYMVNGAIQKYGSWHVGFLDVPPSFAEERTIDDKVLNSASIENIGFAKLDGGKNPNKPYIFIAGFNESSFDNLPIKLLSGRLPENSGEILIPQHLDENGGVKFSVGDTVTLNIGSRVQNNGELGKNAETDGKVKLSVKAEHSLADKRFIDREERLGQHDPYIPEEETGKAGETFVPETERSYTVVGICSRPAFEEYSAPGYTLITASDSEATADSLSVFVTLKNPWQVHSYARDTAGNGAYIFNDDVLRFMGLSDDNLFNALLYSIGIILIILIMLGSVFLIYNSFTISLNDRTRQFGILMSVGATEKQLRKSVLFEGLCIGAVGIPIGIIIGIPSIKLVLSIAAKYFGNVLYSNVPLNLSISVPALIAAAMISLVTILISAYIPARKAAGIPVMECIRQTNDVKVEPKAVKTSKISERLFGLEGILALKNFKRNKKRYKSIVLSLTLSVVLFVAASSFGMYLKNAAESTVVGTDYDLCFYSQDIDEEEMFRLYDEFKAVPGVYDSSYQAISSYSCSVKPSDFSDVYLESTDHDRDGEAMDMPMDIQFLEDSVYLSFIEGLGLPAEEYTGQNAKMIAVAKAKRESTEQEGKTELIDMFESRDMNFQIIPETNNAPQAEQGQNINITFVDTIPTDTLPKKPSEVKPYVFMGVAPYQLKERFVTKDTHTEMGLTFLSSSPSQSAAEMENIINNYGISSDYTLYNVYEMFEQNRNIIFIVNLFTYVFILMISLIAVANVFNTISTNIRLRRRELAMLRSVGMSDREINKMMNFECIFYGMRTLIFGVPTAVLISWLIYKFLFVGGAEVSFIFPWVSLVISVLGVFLVIFITMLYAVSRIKKENIIDALRDDMT; encoded by the coding sequence ATGAATATTTTCAACAAGGTCACTCTGCAAAGTATGAAGAAAAGCCGTACCCGTACCATAGTAACAATTATCGGTGTCATACTGTCAGCCGCAATGATAACGGCGGTTGCCACCTTTGCCGTTTCACTCCAAAATTATATGGTCAACGGGGCAATTCAGAAATACGGAAGCTGGCATGTCGGTTTTTTGGACGTTCCGCCTTCGTTCGCTGAGGAACGGACAATTGATGATAAGGTTTTAAATTCTGCATCAATTGAAAATATAGGTTTCGCCAAACTTGACGGCGGAAAAAATCCAAACAAGCCATACATTTTTATAGCAGGATTTAATGAAAGCTCTTTTGATAATTTGCCTATAAAACTGCTTTCAGGCAGACTTCCTGAAAACAGCGGAGAGATTCTTATTCCGCAGCATCTTGACGAAAACGGCGGGGTGAAGTTCTCGGTAGGAGATACTGTTACGCTTAATATCGGGAGCCGAGTGCAGAATAACGGGGAACTTGGTAAAAATGCCGAAACAGACGGCAAAGTTAAGCTTTCGGTCAAGGCGGAGCATTCGCTTGCCGATAAAAGATTCATAGACCGGGAGGAGAGACTCGGTCAGCACGACCCTTATATTCCGGAAGAAGAGACGGGAAAAGCAGGGGAAACATTTGTGCCGGAAACTGAGAGAAGTTACACTGTTGTGGGAATCTGTTCAAGGCCTGCATTTGAGGAATATTCCGCGCCGGGATACACCTTAATAACAGCGTCGGACTCCGAAGCAACGGCAGACAGTCTCAGTGTGTTTGTGACTCTTAAAAATCCGTGGCAGGTTCATAGTTACGCAAGAGACACGGCCGGGAATGGGGCTTATATTTTTAACGATGATGTACTGCGTTTTATGGGCCTTTCGGATGATAATTTGTTTAACGCGCTCTTGTACTCAATCGGAATTATTTTGATAATCCTAATCATGCTGGGCTCGGTTTTTCTGATTTATAACTCATTCACAATTTCACTGAATGACCGCACACGCCAGTTCGGAATACTTATGTCTGTGGGAGCCACAGAAAAACAGCTGAGGAAGTCGGTGCTGTTTGAGGGGCTTTGCATTGGAGCTGTGGGAATACCGATTGGTATTATTATCGGAATACCCAGTATAAAACTGGTGCTTTCTATTGCGGCAAAATATTTTGGCAATGTTTTGTACAGCAATGTGCCTTTGAATTTGTCAATCTCGGTTCCGGCGCTTATAGCCGCAGCTATGATAAGTTTGGTCACTATTCTGATTTCGGCATATATTCCTGCGCGGAAGGCGGCAGGTATTCCTGTTATGGAGTGTATCCGCCAAACAAATGATGTCAAGGTTGAACCTAAAGCTGTTAAAACGTCAAAAATCTCAGAGCGTTTATTCGGTTTGGAAGGCATTTTGGCATTAAAGAATTTTAAGAGAAACAAGAAGCGTTATAAAAGTATTGTGTTGTCGCTCACTTTGAGCGTGGTGCTGTTTGTGGCGGCAAGCTCTTTTGGAATGTATCTGAAAAATGCGGCGGAGAGCACCGTTGTAGGAACTGACTATGATTTATGTTTCTATTCACAGGATATTGACGAGGAAGAAATGTTCAGGCTTTATGACGAATTCAAGGCTGTTCCCGGAGTTTACGACAGCTCATATCAGGCAATTTCATCATATTCATGCTCAGTAAAACCAAGTGATTTTTCGGATGTTTATCTGGAATCAACGGATCATGACCGAGACGGAGAAGCTATGGATATGCCTATGGATATTCAGTTTCTTGAAGACAGCGTATATTTGAGCTTTATTGAGGGGTTGGGCTTGCCGGCTGAGGAATACACAGGTCAGAACGCAAAAATGATTGCTGTTGCCAAAGCTAAAAGAGAGAGCACCGAGCAAGAAGGTAAAACCGAACTGATTGATATGTTTGAAAGCCGGGATATGAATTTTCAGATTATTCCCGAAACCAATAACGCGCCGCAGGCAGAGCAGGGACAGAACATAAACATAACGTTTGTAGACACAATTCCGACTGACACTCTTCCAAAGAAGCCGTCTGAGGTTAAACCATACGTTTTTATGGGGGTTGCACCTTATCAGCTGAAAGAGAGATTTGTTACCAAGGACACCCATACAGAAATGGGACTGACATTTTTATCCAGCAGCCCGTCTCAATCGGCTGCAGAGATGGAAAATATAATAAATAATTATGGTATTTCATCTGATTATACTCTTTATAACGTGTATGAAATGTTTGAACAAAACCGCAATATTATCTTTATTGTCAATCTGTTTACTTATGTATTTATACTGATGATTTCACTGATAGCGGTAGCTAATGTGTTTAACACAATTTCCACCAATATCAGGCTGCGGAGAAGGGAGCTTGCAATGCTTCGCTCTGTGGGTATGTCGGACCGTGAAATCAATAAAATGATGAATTTTGAGTGTATATTTTATGGAATGAGAACGCTGATATTCGGAGTGCCGACAGCGGTGCTTATCTCCTGGCTGATTTATAAATTTTTATTTGTCGGCGGAGCGGAGGTGAGTTTTATATTCCCGTGGGTCAGTCTTGTTATCAGCGTGCTTGGAGTGTTCCTTGTTATTTTTATTACTATGCTGTATGCAGTCAGCAGGATAAAAAAGGAAAATATTATAGACGCCCTGCGCGACGATATGACATAA
- the era gene encoding GTPase Era produces MMKSGFVAITGRPNAGKSTLLNRIIGEKVAIVSKKPQTTRTKILGVHTEEDCQIVLIDTPGIHKPHNKLGQRMEKYIYSATQDIDVLVYVVDCNISDRELELEKESLDGLKKSNVPVVLAVNKIDSVQKLSLLPLMDKLKSIYNFDEIIPISAQKGENVDRLLKILEGYLSEGPKFFPDDIITDQPERQIVAEFIREKALRLLNKEVPHGIAVEIEKMSQRENGTYDIMAAIYCEKQSHKGIIIGKGGEKLKDIGRQSRQDIERFLGEKVYLELWVKVKENWRNLDNFITEMGFDKK; encoded by the coding sequence ATTATGAAATCAGGATTTGTCGCTATAACCGGAAGGCCGAACGCAGGGAAGTCTACTCTGCTTAATCGGATAATAGGAGAAAAGGTGGCTATAGTTTCTAAAAAGCCGCAGACAACGAGAACAAAAATTTTAGGGGTGCACACTGAGGAGGACTGTCAGATTGTCCTGATTGATACCCCTGGTATACACAAACCCCACAACAAGCTGGGTCAGCGCATGGAGAAGTATATATACTCAGCGACCCAGGATATTGACGTGCTGGTCTATGTTGTGGACTGCAACATTTCCGACAGGGAACTTGAGCTTGAAAAGGAGTCGCTTGACGGGCTGAAAAAATCAAATGTACCTGTTGTTTTGGCTGTCAACAAGATTGACTCTGTTCAAAAGCTGAGTTTGCTGCCGCTGATGGACAAGCTGAAGTCGATATACAATTTTGATGAGATTATTCCCATATCAGCGCAAAAGGGTGAAAATGTGGACAGGCTGTTAAAAATCCTTGAGGGATATTTGAGCGAGGGCCCAAAATTCTTTCCGGATGATATTATAACTGATCAGCCGGAGCGGCAGATAGTTGCTGAGTTTATCCGTGAAAAGGCTTTAAGGCTGCTTAATAAAGAGGTGCCGCACGGTATTGCTGTTGAAATAGAAAAAATGAGCCAAAGAGAGAACGGGACTTATGATATTATGGCGGCAATATATTGTGAAAAGCAGAGCCATAAGGGGATAATAATCGGAAAAGGCGGAGAGAAGCTGAAAGATATTGGAAGACAGTCACGCCAGGATATTGAGAGATTTTTAGGTGAAAAGGTTTATCTTGAGCTTTGGGTAAAGGTGAAAGAGAACTGGAGAAATCTTGATAATTTCATCACCGAAATGGGATTCGATAAAAAATAA
- the recO gene encoding DNA repair protein RecO, with product MPNIDVCGLVTREVKYGENSRILTVLAKDIGKVSVLASRARTNRSGLLTATQLFAYSNFTLFKGRENSLMKMNEGEVIESFSEIRNSLDNMAYASYFCDIANHICTDGTEENELLGLLLRVLKRLSVKEENTAESLKAECVFLFRALSIAGFAPNCDGCASCGKNENIKFFDIQNGVFLCGNCSAKPRQNTVEITSAMYNTIDYIVSSEINRVFSFSLGEKSLRYLAGVGEACVRNQLEYDFKTLKYLNNVRDL from the coding sequence ATGCCTAATATTGATGTTTGCGGTTTGGTAACCAGGGAGGTCAAATATGGTGAAAACAGCAGGATACTGACTGTTTTGGCTAAGGATATAGGCAAGGTTTCGGTTCTTGCCAGCCGTGCGAGAACCAACCGTTCAGGTTTGCTGACTGCAACACAGCTTTTTGCTTATTCTAATTTCACACTGTTTAAAGGGCGTGAGAACAGCCTTATGAAGATGAATGAGGGAGAAGTTATAGAGTCATTTTCTGAGATAAGAAATTCTCTTGACAATATGGCATACGCGTCATACTTTTGTGACATAGCCAATCATATATGCACCGACGGCACAGAGGAGAACGAACTGTTGGGCCTATTGCTCAGAGTATTAAAGAGACTGTCTGTAAAGGAAGAAAATACGGCGGAGTCGCTCAAAGCCGAGTGCGTTTTTCTTTTCCGTGCGCTTTCAATAGCGGGGTTTGCGCCAAACTGCGACGGCTGCGCTTCCTGCGGCAAAAATGAAAATATAAAATTTTTTGATATTCAGAACGGTGTTTTTTTATGCGGAAACTGTTCCGCAAAACCCAGGCAGAACACTGTCGAGATTACCAGCGCGATGTATAACACGATAGATTATATAGTAAGCTCTGAGATTAACAGGGTGTTTTCGTTTAGTTTAGGGGAGAAGAGTTTGAGATATTTGGCAGGAGTGGGAGAAGCCTGTGTAAGGAATCAGCTGGAATACGATTTTAAAACTTTAAAATATTTAAATAATGTGAGAGATCTATAG